The Terriglobales bacterium genomic sequence CAACCTCGCTAATGTCATCCTGACCGAGCCCGATCAAGGGCGATGGGGCGAGTCGAAGGACCCCGGGAATGCCCGGGCCGCCGAGCAGCCCTAAGGCATTTCTACGAGAACGGATGCCCGCCTGGGAATTGCAATGCACCGTGAGAACGCCTTGGAGCGGCATCGAAGCACGAGCGTGGTAGGGGTCCTTCGATTCGGCCGTCGTCCGCCCTCGGCGGACTCCGGCCTCGCTCAGGATGACAACCAAAATCAAACGCAAGGTCCTTCGTTCGCCGCGGCGAACTCAGGATGACGGCTTATTGGTGCTAGAATCCGCTCAATGAGCATGGTTCGCCCGCGCGCATGGCTGCTGGGGATGCTGGTGACGCTGCTGGTGGCGGCGCTCCCGGTCCAAGCCGCCGCCCCCACCAAGCCCTCGCTCGACTCCCGCATCGCCGAGTTGCTCGCCGACCCCGATGTGGCTCGCGGCTTCTGGGGCATCCAGGTGGTTTCGGTGGCGACGGGTAAGACCCTGTACTCGCGCAACTCCGACCACTTGTTCACTCCGGCTTCGAACACCAAGCTGTTTACCACTGCCGCCGTTCTGGCCCTGGTGGGCCCCGACTACCGCTTCCACACCACGGTGGAGAGCTCGGCCACGCTCGACAAGTATGGCCGCCTGAACGGCGACCTGGTGCTGGTGGGCCGCGGCGATCCCAACCTCTCCGGGCGGACGCTGCCCTACAACCTGAAAACCGAGCGCAAGGCTCCCTACCTGAAAGCTTTGGAAGATCTGGCCGACCAGGTGGTGCAGAAGGGCGTGAAGTACCTTGACGGCGACGTGGTGGCCGACGATTCCTACTACGCCTTCGAGCGCTACGGCGAAGGCTGGGCGCAGGACGACCTCACCTGGGAGTACGGCGCTCCTGTCTCCGCCCTGACCCTGAATGACAACGTGCTGTTCCTCACGGTGCTGCCCGGGGACCGCGCGGGGGAGAAGGCCTTCGTCACGCTCGATCCGTTCCCCGACTACTACCATCTCGACAACCGCATCCTGACCACGCCGGCGGGGAGCGGCCCGCGCCGCTTCGCGCTGAACCGCCAGCCGGGCTCGGACCAGCTCACGCTTTGGGGCAGCATCCCGGCCGACGACCCGGGCGTCACCGAGTCGGTGGCCATGGAGGACCCGGCGGGCTTC encodes the following:
- the dacB gene encoding D-alanyl-D-alanine carboxypeptidase/D-alanyl-D-alanine-endopeptidase; this encodes MSMVRPRAWLLGMLVTLLVAALPVQAAAPTKPSLDSRIAELLADPDVARGFWGIQVVSVATGKTLYSRNSDHLFTPASNTKLFTTAAVLALVGPDYRFHTTVESSATLDKYGRLNGDLVLVGRGDPNLSGRTLPYNLKTERKAPYLKALEDLADQVVQKGVKYLDGDVVADDSYYAFERYGEGWAQDDLTWEYGAPVSALTLNDNVLFLTVLPGDRAGEKAFVTLDPFPDYYHLDNRILTTPAGSGPRRFALNRQPGSDQLTLWGSIPADDPGVTESVAMEDPAGFAAQLFRRMLERRGVAIYGRARARHSDLAGFSTIIVTAVASAGGGPTGSAPSGPRSMVLASYDSRPLAEDLRVINKVSQNLHAELALRLLGREKGSGGTIEGGLDVVRTFLATVGLKPQEYALYDGSGLSRQNLVTPHAVVELLRYAATQPWFARYRDTLPTAGVDGSLAERFKGTPA